The Longimicrobiales bacterium genome includes a window with the following:
- a CDS encoding DUF6067 family protein: protein MRTEPWTQRTSARLFGGLLCAAAISACGNAATETAMLYRAPAVNNAVDGVVFESGNWAPHLAAGEEGTSWGNHRAVVALEPGDTNTDAVSVTIPWKRRDHAPELKSVVVVDAGSGLPLSNAVAVRVENDSGEVRFQPVSGSTEYHVYYMPWQSTGGYYPTVTYPDLAPEPEGAWLARTRGTDAVDLPTARATHIQSVDDFHSFFPMEVSATNDEMAAFMAGAMGGWRVVAEHRDRPVRMRHRIPQHWAADSYGAALESRVLKDEAFTFQVAVVAGDDGLSDVTLAFEDFPDRLNDSWTCFNCSGIDERGERFAKTVDVPAGEVQALWLGLRVPDDEPAGSITGRVVIASANRGSQSVPVSLEIVDARAVNGGADEPDLMTRLAWLDSKVGTDPDFIIDPFDPVRIEGKVLSILGREITLGANGLPESIESFFSPMVTEVSTEAAPILASPLGFEVNVGGAVLALEPEGYAVRQVGPGRAEWAVTSTGGGLSMTVEGALEYDGMLEYRVGVSSSADVSLDDISLPISLVPEAARYVLGLGRMGGARPAAIDWKWAVENHQEGVWLGGTNRGLQYVLRDDDYQRPLNTNFYQNQPLRMPVAWFNEGRGGISISELDGAVVSRNYSGPRELAAGDTLQFNVRFLITPFKPIDTREHFETRFVHQYVPVDSVIEWGGTVVNIHHANAINPYINYPFFALDAQAAYIEEAHAKGIKVKLYNTIRELTYRAHELFALRSLGDEIMNDGEGGGHSWMQEHLEEDYHSAWHAWRVDDAAMLNKGTSRWTNYYIAGLEWLAENQHIDGLYLDDIAFSRATVKRLVSVLSEHRDEVVIDLHSANQFNPRDGFINSAMLYMEHFPFISRLWFGEYFDYNEGPDYWMTEVAGIPFGLMGEMLQDGGHPYRGLLYGMTARKYGNVDPRPVWAMMNDFGISESEMRGYWLEDAPVRTGREDVLATTYVRDGSVLIALASWSDKDEVVDLTVDYAALGLESDVIAQAAEVAGLQQGGAVDLSAVQIPAGQGLWIVAGQGN, encoded by the coding sequence ATGAGGACAGAGCCATGGACCCAACGGACCAGCGCGCGGCTCTTTGGTGGACTGCTCTGCGCAGCCGCGATCTCAGCGTGTGGGAATGCTGCAACTGAGACGGCGATGCTCTATCGGGCCCCCGCGGTCAACAACGCGGTGGACGGTGTAGTCTTCGAGTCCGGGAACTGGGCGCCGCACCTCGCTGCGGGTGAAGAGGGGACCTCGTGGGGGAACCACCGGGCCGTCGTGGCCCTCGAACCGGGGGACACGAACACAGATGCAGTGTCCGTCACGATTCCGTGGAAGCGCCGAGACCACGCTCCGGAGCTGAAGTCCGTCGTCGTGGTCGATGCCGGCTCCGGACTGCCGCTCTCGAACGCGGTCGCCGTGCGCGTTGAAAACGACTCCGGGGAGGTACGCTTCCAGCCGGTGTCCGGCTCGACGGAGTACCACGTGTACTACATGCCTTGGCAGTCGACCGGCGGGTACTACCCGACCGTGACGTACCCGGATCTCGCGCCGGAGCCTGAGGGGGCGTGGCTGGCCAGGACCCGGGGCACCGATGCAGTTGACCTGCCTACGGCGCGGGCGACCCATATCCAGTCGGTAGACGACTTCCATTCTTTTTTCCCGATGGAGGTCAGCGCGACGAACGACGAGATGGCCGCGTTCATGGCGGGGGCCATGGGCGGATGGCGCGTCGTGGCCGAGCACCGTGATCGGCCGGTTCGTATGCGGCACCGCATTCCGCAGCACTGGGCGGCGGATTCCTACGGCGCCGCGCTGGAGTCGAGAGTTCTCAAGGACGAGGCATTCACGTTCCAGGTGGCCGTCGTGGCAGGGGACGATGGCCTGAGCGACGTGACGTTGGCATTCGAGGACTTCCCGGATCGTCTCAACGATTCGTGGACGTGTTTCAACTGCAGTGGCATCGACGAGCGCGGTGAACGGTTCGCCAAAACGGTAGACGTGCCAGCGGGGGAGGTTCAAGCGCTGTGGCTCGGCCTCCGGGTGCCGGACGATGAACCGGCCGGTTCGATCACCGGACGGGTCGTGATCGCGTCTGCGAACCGGGGAAGCCAGTCCGTTCCGGTCTCGCTCGAGATTGTGGACGCCCGCGCCGTGAATGGCGGCGCGGACGAACCTGATCTCATGACACGGCTCGCGTGGCTCGATTCGAAGGTCGGGACGGACCCCGACTTCATCATCGACCCGTTCGATCCGGTTCGGATCGAGGGCAAGGTGCTGTCCATTCTCGGACGGGAGATCACCTTGGGCGCGAATGGACTTCCCGAGAGTATCGAGAGCTTCTTCTCGCCCATGGTCACAGAGGTGTCGACCGAGGCCGCGCCCATCCTGGCGAGCCCCTTGGGCTTCGAAGTGAATGTCGGAGGGGCGGTTCTGGCTCTTGAACCCGAAGGTTATGCCGTCCGACAGGTCGGTCCTGGACGCGCCGAGTGGGCCGTAACGTCCACAGGCGGGGGACTCTCGATGACAGTTGAAGGTGCGCTAGAGTACGACGGCATGCTCGAATACCGAGTCGGTGTGTCCTCGTCGGCTGATGTCTCGTTGGACGACATCTCCCTTCCTATCTCTCTGGTCCCAGAGGCAGCCCGGTATGTGCTGGGTCTCGGGCGTATGGGAGGGGCCCGACCCGCAGCGATCGATTGGAAATGGGCCGTTGAGAACCACCAAGAAGGGGTGTGGCTCGGCGGCACCAACCGCGGCCTCCAGTACGTGCTCAGAGACGACGACTACCAACGTCCGTTGAACACGAACTTCTATCAGAACCAACCGCTCCGCATGCCTGTCGCATGGTTCAATGAGGGGCGAGGCGGGATCAGCATCTCTGAGTTAGACGGTGCCGTGGTGTCCCGGAATTACTCGGGCCCGCGCGAATTGGCCGCGGGTGACACGCTTCAGTTCAACGTCCGCTTCCTGATCACGCCCTTCAAGCCCATCGACACGCGGGAGCACTTCGAGACCCGCTTCGTGCACCAATACGTTCCGGTGGATTCCGTGATTGAGTGGGGCGGGACCGTGGTGAACATCCACCACGCGAATGCGATCAACCCGTACATCAACTACCCGTTCTTCGCCTTAGATGCGCAGGCCGCCTACATCGAGGAAGCCCATGCGAAGGGCATCAAGGTCAAACTGTACAACACCATTCGGGAGCTGACGTACCGGGCGCATGAGCTGTTCGCGCTGCGGAGTCTCGGTGACGAGATCATGAACGATGGAGAGGGAGGGGGACACTCATGGATGCAGGAGCATCTGGAGGAGGACTACCACTCTGCCTGGCACGCGTGGCGCGTTGACGACGCGGCGATGCTCAATAAGGGCACGTCCCGCTGGACTAATTACTACATCGCAGGGCTCGAGTGGCTCGCTGAAAACCAACACATCGACGGGCTATACCTCGACGATATCGCGTTCAGCCGCGCGACTGTGAAGCGGCTCGTGTCCGTGCTGAGCGAGCACCGTGACGAAGTGGTCATCGATCTGCATTCGGCGAATCAGTTCAATCCGCGAGACGGTTTCATCAACAGTGCCATGCTGTACATGGAGCACTTTCCGTTCATCTCTCGCCTCTGGTTCGGAGAGTATTTCGACTACAACGAAGGGCCTGACTACTGGATGACCGAGGTGGCTGGGATCCCCTTCGGGCTCATGGGTGAGATGCTGCAGGATGGCGGACATCCGTATCGCGGACTGCTCTACGGGATGACGGCGAGAAAGTACGGGAATGTCGATCCGCGGCCCGTGTGGGCCATGATGAACGACTTCGGGATCTCCGAGAGCGAGATGCGGGGGTATTGGTTGGAGGACGCCCCGGTGCGGACGGGTCGTGAGGACGTGCTGGCTACGACCTATGTGCGTGATGGCTCGGTTCTGATCGCGTTGGCATCATGGTCGGATAAGGATGAGGTCGTCGATCTCACAGTGGACTACGCGGCGCTGGGGCTTGAATCGGACGTGATCGCTCAGGCGGCCGAGGTCGCCGGTCTGCAACAGGGCGGGGCAGTCGACCTCTCGGCTGTGCAGATCCCGGCCGGGCAAGGTCTGTGGATTGTTGCCGGTCAAGGGAATTAG
- a CDS encoding tetratricopeptide repeat protein yields the protein MRNQRNLMAALLAASMSACGGDAPAVDSLDATPGAAPLLGATVAVPPVAQAISFLGDTLLPVSLTEAQREVYLARYAEAEDALSADPEDIDALIWMGRRTAYLGQYREAIDIYTYALTLHPNDARLYRHRGHRYISVRELDNAIADFERAAELFAGQPDEVEPDGLPNARGIPTSSLQYNTWYHLGLSHFMRGDFAAAIEAYEACQEVSTNPDAVVATAYWHYMTLRRLGRDAEAAEVLGTISPDMDVFENTSYQDLLLLYTGDRAVEDLTGDGEITLGSTTTLFGVGVFHLLSGREAEAYETFERTRDGIVGQWAAFGFVAAEAELARR from the coding sequence ATGAGGAATCAACGGAACTTGATGGCTGCTCTTCTTGCAGCATCCATGTCTGCATGTGGTGGGGATGCCCCAGCAGTGGACTCCCTCGACGCCACACCAGGAGCGGCTCCTCTGCTCGGTGCCACCGTGGCCGTTCCGCCCGTCGCACAGGCGATCTCGTTCCTTGGAGACACGCTTCTGCCCGTTTCATTGACGGAGGCGCAACGCGAGGTCTACCTCGCCCGGTACGCCGAAGCGGAGGACGCCCTCTCGGCCGACCCTGAGGACATCGACGCGTTGATTTGGATGGGACGCCGCACTGCGTATCTCGGCCAGTACCGCGAGGCCATCGACATCTATACGTATGCGCTGACGCTGCATCCCAATGACGCACGCCTCTATCGGCATCGCGGGCACCGCTACATCTCCGTACGCGAACTCGACAACGCCATCGCCGACTTCGAACGCGCTGCCGAGCTCTTTGCAGGGCAACCAGACGAGGTGGAACCCGACGGACTCCCGAACGCACGCGGCATACCCACGAGCTCGTTGCAGTACAACACGTGGTACCACCTCGGGCTGTCTCACTTCATGCGCGGGGACTTTGCAGCGGCCATCGAGGCCTATGAAGCGTGTCAGGAGGTCTCCACGAATCCAGACGCAGTCGTAGCGACGGCCTACTGGCACTACATGACGCTGCGACGTTTGGGTCGTGACGCCGAGGCTGCGGAAGTGCTGGGTACGATCAGCCCGGATATGGATGTGTTCGAGAACACGTCCTACCAAGACCTGTTGTTGCTCTATACGGGCGACCGCGCGGTCGAAGACTTGACGGGTGATGGCGAGATTACGCTGGGGAGTACGACGACGTTGTTCGGGGTGGGTGTCTTCCACCTACTCAGCGGCCGGGAGGCCGAAGCGTACGAGACGTTTGAGCGCACACGTGACGGCATTGTTGGTCAGTGGGCGGCCTTTGGGTTCGTGGCGGCAGAAGCGGAACTGGCTCGACGTTGA
- a CDS encoding DUF5107 domain-containing protein, which yields MPRLHRLFVAIALTAGLFWPAEAHAQARISEQVRTLETYPFSDPNPIPILVKDTRLYPYHSIDGYSQESTPQDWRVVVLENDYIEVFVLPDVGGKVWGAVVKETGHEFIYRNEVMKFRNIALRGPWTSGGIEFNFGVIGHTPATATPVDYTTRENADGSVSVIVGTMDLPSRTHWRVEVRLPADKAYFETKVLWYNPTPLAQPYYNWMTAAAFAQDDLVMSIPGDQYLKHSGEALSWPIDSLGRDLAPYDNNRFEGNKSYHVVGEFNDFFGGYYEADDYGFGHWSRYEEMPGQKLWLWALSRQGGIWDDLLTDTDGQYVEYQAGRLLVQYQQGAHVNPITEAQFDPMSASQWTETWFPLEGTGGLSDASRDGALYVSREGSRAEISLNAFTSVSDTVKIWSGGELIAAELVELGPLGLFQATVQVPEGAAIQVTLPALRLDYDSDPADRALSRPFATDPSALPAIPFAEQAAFQGRELMKGRRYSQARARFAEALAAEPWHREARLGAAELAYRSGLYTDALPHVNRVLEVDAYDAEANFLAGTIYRALGQTADARDAFGWATRSTGTRSAAYAQLAAVMLTERDYEEAVRYAQLAIDFDRYSVSAWRALAVLGRVTDSPSLAEEARRELQGLDPLDRFSLAERYLDEMSPMTARRLAGAMGGEFPAQTLLELATVYQDFGMGGAALTLLALPTEWEKGPVIDAWQAYLSGDPGPLAQTSDPAFVFPFRRETLDVLQWAVEQNPHWSWEYYRALNLWAVDRTAEAGEALAGLGDIPDLPAFYVARGRLLEDLRGRDGTADHRRAVALAPDDRLMHVALAQHLESSGDWNASLDALGEARSRFPGDFNLALFEARALVRGLRPEEALEILSAVNVLPSEHARGTRQLYADAHTLLALDAMEEDQHSAARGHLRQALEWPESLGEGRPYEQEERLVQFLLGLVEREIEGGDAGLEHFQAVIDATPVGNAPAGSLDRLGTAARRVVAEGVGDPRRAGAATAEPESLQDELVRRALALAGVR from the coding sequence ATGCCTCGTCTTCATCGACTATTCGTCGCCATCGCGCTCACGGCAGGGCTCTTCTGGCCCGCCGAGGCACACGCTCAAGCCCGTATCTCGGAGCAGGTGAGGACCCTCGAGACCTATCCATTCTCAGATCCCAATCCGATTCCGATCCTGGTGAAGGACACGCGGCTCTACCCGTACCACAGCATCGACGGGTATTCCCAGGAATCAACTCCTCAGGACTGGCGTGTGGTCGTCCTCGAGAACGACTACATCGAGGTGTTTGTTCTTCCCGATGTGGGCGGCAAGGTGTGGGGCGCAGTCGTGAAGGAGACAGGCCACGAATTCATCTATCGGAACGAGGTCATGAAGTTCCGGAACATTGCCCTGCGTGGACCGTGGACCTCCGGTGGCATCGAATTCAACTTCGGCGTGATTGGGCATACGCCGGCCACAGCGACGCCCGTCGACTACACGACTCGGGAGAATGCAGATGGCAGCGTGAGTGTGATCGTGGGAACGATGGACCTGCCGTCACGGACGCATTGGCGAGTTGAGGTCCGACTGCCCGCCGACAAGGCGTACTTCGAAACGAAAGTGCTCTGGTACAACCCGACGCCGCTGGCTCAGCCTTATTACAACTGGATGACCGCAGCCGCATTCGCTCAGGACGATCTCGTGATGTCGATCCCTGGGGACCAATACCTGAAGCACTCCGGTGAGGCACTGTCCTGGCCCATCGATTCACTCGGACGTGACCTCGCACCCTACGACAACAATCGATTCGAGGGGAATAAGTCGTATCACGTGGTGGGGGAGTTCAATGACTTCTTCGGGGGCTACTACGAGGCCGACGATTACGGCTTCGGACACTGGTCTCGATATGAGGAGATGCCCGGTCAAAAGCTCTGGCTGTGGGCTCTGTCGCGCCAAGGAGGGATCTGGGACGATCTCCTGACGGATACGGACGGGCAGTACGTCGAATACCAGGCTGGCCGGCTCCTCGTTCAGTACCAGCAGGGCGCCCATGTGAATCCGATTACCGAGGCTCAGTTTGACCCGATGTCGGCGTCTCAATGGACGGAGACATGGTTTCCTTTGGAAGGCACGGGCGGTCTTTCAGATGCGTCGAGGGATGGAGCGCTTTATGTGAGCCGTGAGGGCTCTCGTGCTGAGATCTCTCTGAACGCGTTCACCTCGGTGTCCGATACCGTGAAGATCTGGTCCGGAGGAGAGCTGATCGCGGCTGAGTTGGTCGAGCTCGGCCCACTCGGCTTGTTCCAGGCGACGGTCCAAGTTCCGGAAGGGGCTGCCATCCAAGTCACGTTGCCGGCGTTGCGGCTGGACTACGACTCGGATCCTGCGGACCGCGCCTTGTCCCGGCCGTTCGCGACGGATCCAAGCGCACTCCCCGCGATTCCCTTTGCGGAGCAGGCAGCTTTTCAGGGCCGTGAGCTCATGAAAGGGCGACGCTACTCGCAGGCACGGGCGCGTTTCGCCGAGGCACTCGCGGCCGAGCCCTGGCATAGGGAAGCTCGTCTAGGTGCAGCCGAGTTGGCCTACCGAAGCGGACTCTACACGGATGCGCTCCCGCACGTGAATCGGGTACTTGAAGTCGATGCCTACGATGCGGAAGCCAACTTCCTGGCCGGCACGATCTATCGGGCGTTGGGTCAGACCGCGGATGCTCGCGACGCCTTCGGGTGGGCGACGCGCTCGACCGGTACTCGTTCCGCCGCGTATGCACAGCTTGCCGCCGTCATGTTGACGGAGCGGGACTACGAGGAAGCAGTTCGCTACGCGCAGTTGGCCATCGACTTCGACAGGTACAGTGTGTCTGCGTGGCGTGCTCTGGCTGTTCTAGGTCGAGTCACGGACAGCCCCTCGCTCGCCGAGGAAGCTCGCCGCGAGCTGCAGGGCTTGGATCCACTCGACCGATTCTCTTTAGCAGAACGATATCTAGACGAAATGTCCCCGATGACGGCGCGCCGCTTGGCCGGTGCCATGGGTGGAGAATTCCCCGCACAAACCCTGTTGGAGTTGGCCACGGTGTACCAGGACTTCGGCATGGGCGGCGCCGCTCTGACCCTCCTCGCGCTGCCGACCGAATGGGAGAAGGGGCCGGTCATCGATGCTTGGCAGGCCTACCTCTCTGGAGATCCGGGGCCGCTCGCCCAGACCAGCGACCCGGCCTTCGTGTTCCCCTTCAGAAGGGAGACCTTGGACGTGCTGCAATGGGCGGTTGAGCAGAATCCGCACTGGTCGTGGGAGTACTATCGGGCGCTCAACCTTTGGGCTGTCGATCGGACGGCTGAGGCAGGGGAAGCCCTGGCGGGCCTGGGCGACATACCGGACTTGCCGGCCTTCTATGTGGCCCGGGGGCGACTCTTGGAAGATCTGCGAGGGCGTGACGGGACGGCGGACCACAGAAGAGCCGTGGCGTTGGCACCAGATGATCGTCTGATGCACGTTGCGCTCGCTCAGCATCTCGAGTCCAGCGGTGATTGGAACGCCTCTCTCGACGCACTCGGCGAGGCTCGAAGTCGCTTCCCTGGGGACTTCAACCTCGCGTTGTTCGAAGCCCGAGCGCTCGTTCGTGGGCTCCGACCTGAGGAGGCCCTCGAGATCCTCTCGGCCGTGAACGTGCTTCCGTCCGAGCACGCGCGTGGGACGCGGCAGCTGTACGCGGACGCGCACACATTATTGGCCCTCGACGCGATGGAAGAGGATCAACACTCGGCTGCCCGCGGACATCTGCGGCAGGCGCTTGAGTGGCCCGAGTCCCTTGGAGAAGGGCGGCCCTACGAGCAAGAAGAGCGCCTCGTACAGTTTCTATTGGGACTGGTTGAGCGTGAGATAGAGGGTGGTGACGCCGGGCTCGAGCACTTCCAGGCGGTGATCGACGCGACACCGGTTGGGAATGCACCCGCGGGTTCGTTGGATCGACTGGGTACGGCTGCGAGGCGAGTCGTGGCCGAAGGCGTGGGTGACCCTCGACGTGCAGGGGCCGCGACCGCCGAGCCAGAATCTCTCCAGGACGAACTCGTTCGACGCGCGCTTGCTTTGGCGGGTGTCCGATGA
- a CDS encoding Ig-like domain-containing protein, producing the protein MGNTLAALVLSVVFQTAPVQVDITADRSEVQVQETVQLSVRALDGAGRLITDADVRWLSSTPEIASVDQTGRMMATNPGIAKITVVVGGKPASTLITIHELPAADLIVGLPMDHPYAGQAVPLSVTALNRLGEGVGVPVLSYASADPSIAAVDGAGLVFARSAGSTRITVTGGSASASVDVTVRPDPGLTYSLSQTEVQARTGDVVRLQATMESPDGQVRAFPEWSINGVGAQVEGENGEGVFVAEEPGAYRVTARLGENAVASAVITVEARGAEAELVQIGRGAISEHHSGDVWVFEGVDGRDYAYIGTFQYDWMKVWDVTDSSNPILTDSVQLDARRINDVKIHPNNRLGIVTREGASSRRNGMVLLDLAVPAHPTVLSEYTETLTGGVHNVWIDGVNELVYAVHNGTRAVHVIDISNPEAPSEVGRWGIDNEQRSLHDVIVQDGYAYVSYWDDGAVVLDVGAGSHGGTPRTPAFVSQYKYPVGNTHVAWRHGKYLFVGDEIFPPTWDADGRIDARGYLHVLDMTDMENPVEVAKYEVPEAGVHNIWAEGDRLYVGYYQAGLRVLDISGELRGDLYQQGREIASILTVDENSTTPNWPMTWGAQIHKGKIYSSDINSGLWITELKERPRVIS; encoded by the coding sequence ATGGGTAACACGCTTGCGGCACTAGTCTTGTCGGTCGTCTTCCAGACGGCTCCGGTCCAGGTCGACATCACCGCGGACCGGTCCGAGGTGCAGGTCCAGGAGACGGTCCAGCTTTCTGTGCGGGCTCTGGACGGGGCGGGGCGTCTCATCACGGACGCCGACGTCCGTTGGCTTTCATCCACACCGGAAATTGCAAGCGTCGATCAGACTGGCCGGATGATGGCGACGAATCCCGGGATCGCGAAAATCACCGTCGTTGTCGGCGGGAAGCCGGCTTCTACTCTGATCACGATTCACGAGTTGCCCGCAGCCGACCTGATCGTCGGACTCCCGATGGATCATCCGTACGCTGGTCAGGCCGTTCCGCTCAGTGTCACAGCGTTGAATCGATTGGGAGAAGGGGTGGGTGTCCCGGTCTTGTCCTATGCGAGTGCCGATCCCTCCATCGCAGCAGTCGACGGGGCCGGTCTCGTGTTCGCGCGCTCAGCAGGATCGACGCGAATCACAGTGACCGGGGGCAGCGCCTCCGCGTCCGTGGATGTCACGGTCCGCCCTGACCCAGGGCTCACCTACTCCCTGTCTCAGACGGAGGTCCAGGCCCGCACGGGTGACGTCGTGAGACTCCAAGCCACGATGGAATCTCCAGACGGACAGGTGAGAGCGTTCCCGGAGTGGTCCATCAATGGTGTGGGTGCGCAGGTCGAAGGTGAGAACGGCGAAGGTGTGTTTGTGGCTGAGGAGCCGGGGGCATACAGGGTGACCGCCCGGCTCGGTGAGAATGCTGTCGCGAGCGCGGTCATCACCGTCGAGGCTCGCGGAGCCGAAGCGGAACTCGTGCAAATCGGGCGGGGAGCGATCTCGGAGCATCACTCCGGAGACGTCTGGGTGTTCGAGGGTGTCGACGGTCGCGACTACGCGTACATCGGCACGTTCCAATACGACTGGATGAAGGTGTGGGACGTCACGGACAGTTCGAACCCGATCCTCACGGACTCGGTGCAATTGGACGCCCGCCGCATCAACGATGTGAAGATCCATCCGAACAATCGACTCGGCATCGTGACCCGAGAGGGAGCATCGAGCCGCAGGAACGGGATGGTGCTTCTTGACCTGGCGGTCCCCGCACACCCCACCGTGCTCTCGGAGTACACGGAGACGCTCACAGGCGGGGTGCACAACGTGTGGATCGACGGCGTGAACGAGCTGGTGTATGCGGTTCACAATGGGACACGGGCGGTTCACGTGATCGACATCTCTAACCCGGAGGCACCGAGTGAGGTGGGTCGGTGGGGCATCGACAATGAGCAACGCTCACTGCATGACGTGATCGTCCAAGATGGATACGCCTACGTTTCTTATTGGGATGACGGCGCGGTCGTGCTGGACGTTGGAGCGGGCAGTCACGGAGGTACGCCGCGGACGCCGGCATTTGTCAGCCAGTACAAGTACCCGGTCGGCAACACTCACGTGGCATGGCGCCACGGGAAGTACCTGTTCGTCGGGGACGAGATCTTCCCTCCAACTTGGGATGCAGACGGCCGCATCGACGCGCGGGGTTACCTCCACGTGCTCGATATGACCGACATGGAGAACCCGGTCGAAGTCGCCAAGTACGAGGTGCCCGAAGCCGGCGTGCACAACATTTGGGCGGAGGGTGACCGGCTTTACGTGGGCTACTACCAGGCGGGACTGCGTGTGCTCGACATCTCTGGAGAACTTCGGGGTGACTTGTACCAGCAAGGACGGGAGATCGCGAGCATCCTGACCGTCGACGAGAACTCTACGACGCCCAACTGGCCCATGACCTGGGGGGCCCAGATCCACAAAGGGAAGATCTATTCTTCCGACATCAACTCAGGCCTGTGGATTACCGAGCTCAAAGAGCGCCCGAGAGTCATTTCCTAG